The Agelaius phoeniceus isolate bAgePho1 chromosome 4, bAgePho1.hap1, whole genome shotgun sequence genome includes a region encoding these proteins:
- the LOC129120259 gene encoding neuropeptide FF receptor 2-like isoform X1: MAHWNTRRMDSNSSLDWPHLDLLNYNRTYKYLYLEGNVSYVDFYLHQPWVAAVFITSYLLIFLLCMVGNGGVCFIVLWSRHMRTVTNLFILNLAVSDLLVGLFCMPTTLLDNIIAGWPFGSLVCKMSGMVQGISVSASVFTLVAIAMDRFRCIVHPFKPKLTVPAAVATIAVIWALAVAIMCPSAALLRLRQEKRFQLLLGTGNATRPVFWCREEWPEPAMRKAYTTVLFANIYLAPLALIALLYARIGVSLCHAAVPGAGKRGREQQRGAWRRKRKAIHTLVLVTLLFALSWLPLWSLMLLSDYGSLSDVQLRLINVYIYPLAHWLAFSNSSVNPIIYGFCNRSFRRGFQAALRLQLCSRPACAQPAPGQAALPAGPGSPSPHSQGRKLGQ; the protein is encoded by the exons AT GGCACATTGGAACACGAGGAGAATGGACTCAAACTCCTCGTTGGATTGGCCTCACTTGGATTTGCTGAATTACAACAGGACGTACAAGTACCTTTACCTGGAAGGAAATGTCTCCTATGTGGACTTCTACCTCCACCAGCCTTGGGTGGCTGCTGTTTTCATCACCTCCTACCTGCTCATCTTCCTCCTGTGCATGGTGGGCAACGGGGGGGTTTGTTTCATCGTGCTGTGGAGCAGGCACATGCGCACGGTCACCAACCTGTTCATCCTGAACCTGGCCGTCAGTGACTTGCTGGTGGGGCTCTTCTGCATGCCCACCACCCTCCTGGACAACATCATTGCAG GGTGGCCCTTTGGGAGCCTGGTGTGCAAGATGAGCGGGATGGTCCAAGGCATCTCTGTTTCTGCCTCTGTCTTCACTCTGGTTGCTATTGCCATGGACAG GTTCCGGTGCATCGTGCACCCCTTCAAGCCGAAGCTGACCGTCCCCGCCGCCGTGGCCACCATCGCGGTGATCTGGGCGCTGGCCGTGGCCATCATGTGTCCCTCGGCGGCGCTGCTGCGGCTGCGGCAGGAGAAGcgcttccagctgctcctgggcacgGGCAACGCCACCCGCCCGGTGTTCTGGTGCCGGGAGGAGTGGCCCGAGCCGGCCATGAGGAAGGCCTACACCACGGTGCTCTTTGCCAACATCTACCTGGCTCCGCTGGCGCTCATCGCGCTCCTGTACGCCAGGATCGGCGTTTCCCTGTGCCACGCCGCCGTGCCCGGGGCCGGGAAGCGCGGCCGGGAGCAGCAGCGGGGAGCGTGGAGGAGGAAGCGGAAAGCCATCCACACGCTCGTCCTTGTCACCCTGCTCTTCGCCCTGTCCTGGCTTCCCCTGTGGAGCCTGATGCTGCTGTCGGACTACGGCAGCCTGTCGGACGTGCAGCTGCGGCTGATCAATGTGTACATCTATCCCCTGGCTCACTGGCTGGCCTTCTCCAACAGCAGCGTCAACCCCATCATCTACGGCTTCTGCAACCGGAGCTTCCGCCGCGGCTTCCAGGCCGCGCTCcggctccagctctgctccaggcccgcctgtgcccagccagccccgGGCCAGGCCGCCCTGCCCGCCGGCCCAGGATCCCCCTCCCCACACAGCCAAGGGAGGAAACTGGGTCAATAA
- the LOC129120259 gene encoding neuropeptide FF receptor 2-like isoform X2 produces MDSNSSLDWPHLDLLNYNRTYKYLYLEGNVSYVDFYLHQPWVAAVFITSYLLIFLLCMVGNGGVCFIVLWSRHMRTVTNLFILNLAVSDLLVGLFCMPTTLLDNIIAGWPFGSLVCKMSGMVQGISVSASVFTLVAIAMDRFRCIVHPFKPKLTVPAAVATIAVIWALAVAIMCPSAALLRLRQEKRFQLLLGTGNATRPVFWCREEWPEPAMRKAYTTVLFANIYLAPLALIALLYARIGVSLCHAAVPGAGKRGREQQRGAWRRKRKAIHTLVLVTLLFALSWLPLWSLMLLSDYGSLSDVQLRLINVYIYPLAHWLAFSNSSVNPIIYGFCNRSFRRGFQAALRLQLCSRPACAQPAPGQAALPAGPGSPSPHSQGRKLGQ; encoded by the exons ATGGACTCAAACTCCTCGTTGGATTGGCCTCACTTGGATTTGCTGAATTACAACAGGACGTACAAGTACCTTTACCTGGAAGGAAATGTCTCCTATGTGGACTTCTACCTCCACCAGCCTTGGGTGGCTGCTGTTTTCATCACCTCCTACCTGCTCATCTTCCTCCTGTGCATGGTGGGCAACGGGGGGGTTTGTTTCATCGTGCTGTGGAGCAGGCACATGCGCACGGTCACCAACCTGTTCATCCTGAACCTGGCCGTCAGTGACTTGCTGGTGGGGCTCTTCTGCATGCCCACCACCCTCCTGGACAACATCATTGCAG GGTGGCCCTTTGGGAGCCTGGTGTGCAAGATGAGCGGGATGGTCCAAGGCATCTCTGTTTCTGCCTCTGTCTTCACTCTGGTTGCTATTGCCATGGACAG GTTCCGGTGCATCGTGCACCCCTTCAAGCCGAAGCTGACCGTCCCCGCCGCCGTGGCCACCATCGCGGTGATCTGGGCGCTGGCCGTGGCCATCATGTGTCCCTCGGCGGCGCTGCTGCGGCTGCGGCAGGAGAAGcgcttccagctgctcctgggcacgGGCAACGCCACCCGCCCGGTGTTCTGGTGCCGGGAGGAGTGGCCCGAGCCGGCCATGAGGAAGGCCTACACCACGGTGCTCTTTGCCAACATCTACCTGGCTCCGCTGGCGCTCATCGCGCTCCTGTACGCCAGGATCGGCGTTTCCCTGTGCCACGCCGCCGTGCCCGGGGCCGGGAAGCGCGGCCGGGAGCAGCAGCGGGGAGCGTGGAGGAGGAAGCGGAAAGCCATCCACACGCTCGTCCTTGTCACCCTGCTCTTCGCCCTGTCCTGGCTTCCCCTGTGGAGCCTGATGCTGCTGTCGGACTACGGCAGCCTGTCGGACGTGCAGCTGCGGCTGATCAATGTGTACATCTATCCCCTGGCTCACTGGCTGGCCTTCTCCAACAGCAGCGTCAACCCCATCATCTACGGCTTCTGCAACCGGAGCTTCCGCCGCGGCTTCCAGGCCGCGCTCcggctccagctctgctccaggcccgcctgtgcccagccagccccgGGCCAGGCCGCCCTGCCCGCCGGCCCAGGATCCCCCTCCCCACACAGCCAAGGGAGGAAACTGGGTCAATAA